A genomic region of Zea mays cultivar B73 chromosome 6, Zm-B73-REFERENCE-NAM-5.0, whole genome shotgun sequence contains the following coding sequences:
- the LOC100273817 gene encoding uncharacterized protein isoform X3, which yields MTRFFLSRQVTRTSIPSLMEVGDWDGGQGLDGGGPGGGGKGLGVDGRGELKKSQLFLRKIKSSSVIYCVEIGEIAHGSKPSSFLAALFAYFMEDATVPKLSSKLSPSRNLLGTNAGSHISTLDRLYFWESKLYDEAKASSAICRKYGGKCKKLRLHESRGVNQIDNDFTRAARERCQYHCILQDDRICSSGPINKRDG from the exons ATGACGCGGTTCTTCCTATCGCGGCAGGTGACCAGGACCTCTATCCCCTCCTTGATGGAGGTCGGGGACTGGGATGGAGGCCAGGGACTCGACGGCGGTGGGCCTGGAGGTGGCGGCAAAGGCCTCGGCGTCGACGGCCGCGGCG AATTGAAGAAATCCCAATTATTCTTGAGGAAGATAAAATCCAGTTCCGTCATCTACTGTGTGGAGATTGGAGAAATAG CACATGGATCAAAGCCATCAAGTTTTTTGGCAGCATTGTTTGCTTACTTCATGGAGGATGCCACTGTTCCTAAAT TGTCCTCAAAACTTTCACCATCTAGAAATCTTCTTGGGACTAATGCTGGCAGCCATATCTCAACACTTGATAGATTGTATTTCTGGGAGAGCAAGCTTTATGATGAAGCCAAG GCCAGCAGTGCCATCTGCAGGAAGTACGGTGGGAAATGTAAGAagctaagacttcatgaatcaagAGGGGTGAATCAAATTGATAACGATTTTACCCGTGCGGCAAGGGAAAGATGTCAGTATCACTGCATCCTCCAAGATGATCGGATATGCTCTTCAG GACCCATCAATAAGAGAGATGGCTGA
- the LOC100273817 gene encoding protein ALTERED PHOSPHATE STARVATION RESPONSE 1 isoform X4, with translation MTRIEEIPIILEEDKIQFRHLLCGDWRNRSVSSKLSPSRNLLGTNAGSHISTLDRLYFWESKLYDEAKASSAICRKYGGKCKKLRLHESRGVNQIDNDFTRAARERCQYHCILQDDRICSSVLYARHVQDPSIREMAEQIASDPVFNQMVEQLQKSAQSILGMPLCRILLCPECLRT, from the exons ATGACAAG AATTGAAGAAATCCCAATTATTCTTGAGGAAGATAAAATCCAGTTCCGTCATCTACTGTGTGGAGATTGGAGAAATAG ATCAGTGTCCTCAAAACTTTCACCATCTAGAAATCTTCTTGGGACTAATGCTGGCAGCCATATCTCAACACTTGATAGATTGTATTTCTGGGAGAGCAAGCTTTATGATGAAGCCAAG GCCAGCAGTGCCATCTGCAGGAAGTACGGTGGGAAATGTAAGAagctaagacttcatgaatcaagAGGGGTGAATCAAATTGATAACGATTTTACCCGTGCGGCAAGGGAAAGATGTCAGTATCACTGCATCCTCCAAGATGATCGGATATGCTCTTCAG TGTTATATGCTCGTCATGTGCAGGACCCATCAATAAGAGAGATGGCTGAGCAAATTGCAAGTGACCCTGTGTTCAACCAGATGGTTGAACAGCTTCAGAAAAGTGCTCAGAGCATCTTGGGAATGCCCTTATGTAG GATCCTGCTATGTCCAGAATGCTTGAGAACTTGA
- the LOC100273817 gene encoding uncharacterized protein isoform X1, whose amino-acid sequence MTRFFLSRQVTRTSIPSLMEVGDWDGGQGLDGGGPGGGGKGLGVDGRGELKKSQLFLRKIKSSSVIYCVEIGEIAHGSKPSSFLAALFAYFMEDATVPKLSSKLSPSRNLLGTNAGSHISTLDRLYFWESKLYDEAKASSAICRKYGGKCKKLRLHESRGVNQIDNDFTRAARERCQYHCILQDDRICSSVLYARHVQDPSIREMAEQIASDPVFNQMVEQLQKSAQSILGMPLCRILLCPECLRT is encoded by the exons ATGACGCGGTTCTTCCTATCGCGGCAGGTGACCAGGACCTCTATCCCCTCCTTGATGGAGGTCGGGGACTGGGATGGAGGCCAGGGACTCGACGGCGGTGGGCCTGGAGGTGGCGGCAAAGGCCTCGGCGTCGACGGCCGCGGCG AATTGAAGAAATCCCAATTATTCTTGAGGAAGATAAAATCCAGTTCCGTCATCTACTGTGTGGAGATTGGAGAAATAG CACATGGATCAAAGCCATCAAGTTTTTTGGCAGCATTGTTTGCTTACTTCATGGAGGATGCCACTGTTCCTAAAT TGTCCTCAAAACTTTCACCATCTAGAAATCTTCTTGGGACTAATGCTGGCAGCCATATCTCAACACTTGATAGATTGTATTTCTGGGAGAGCAAGCTTTATGATGAAGCCAAG GCCAGCAGTGCCATCTGCAGGAAGTACGGTGGGAAATGTAAGAagctaagacttcatgaatcaagAGGGGTGAATCAAATTGATAACGATTTTACCCGTGCGGCAAGGGAAAGATGTCAGTATCACTGCATCCTCCAAGATGATCGGATATGCTCTTCAG TGTTATATGCTCGTCATGTGCAGGACCCATCAATAAGAGAGATGGCTGAGCAAATTGCAAGTGACCCTGTGTTCAACCAGATGGTTGAACAGCTTCAGAAAAGTGCTCAGAGCATCTTGGGAATGCCCTTATGTAG GATCCTGCTATGTCCAGAATGCTTGAGAACTTGA
- the LOC100273817 gene encoding uncharacterized protein isoform X2, giving the protein MTRFFLSRQVTRTSIPSLMEVGDWDGGQGLDGGGPGGGGKGLGVDGRGELKKSQLFLRKIKSSSVIYCVEIGEIAHGSKPSSFLAALFAYFMEDATVPKLSSKLSPSRNLLGTNAGSHISTLDRLYFWESKLYDEAKASSAICRKYGGKCKKLRLHESRGVNQIDNDFTRAARERCQYHCILQDDRICSSVLYARHVQDPSIREMAEQIASDPVFNQMVEQLQKSAQSILGMPL; this is encoded by the exons ATGACGCGGTTCTTCCTATCGCGGCAGGTGACCAGGACCTCTATCCCCTCCTTGATGGAGGTCGGGGACTGGGATGGAGGCCAGGGACTCGACGGCGGTGGGCCTGGAGGTGGCGGCAAAGGCCTCGGCGTCGACGGCCGCGGCG AATTGAAGAAATCCCAATTATTCTTGAGGAAGATAAAATCCAGTTCCGTCATCTACTGTGTGGAGATTGGAGAAATAG CACATGGATCAAAGCCATCAAGTTTTTTGGCAGCATTGTTTGCTTACTTCATGGAGGATGCCACTGTTCCTAAAT TGTCCTCAAAACTTTCACCATCTAGAAATCTTCTTGGGACTAATGCTGGCAGCCATATCTCAACACTTGATAGATTGTATTTCTGGGAGAGCAAGCTTTATGATGAAGCCAAG GCCAGCAGTGCCATCTGCAGGAAGTACGGTGGGAAATGTAAGAagctaagacttcatgaatcaagAGGGGTGAATCAAATTGATAACGATTTTACCCGTGCGGCAAGGGAAAGATGTCAGTATCACTGCATCCTCCAAGATGATCGGATATGCTCTTCAG TGTTATATGCTCGTCATGTGCAGGACCCATCAATAAGAGAGATGGCTGAGCAAATTGCAAGTGACCCTGTGTTCAACCAGATGGTTGAACAGCTTCAGAAAAGTGCTCAGAGCATCTTGGGAATGCCCTTAT GA